The Mastomys coucha isolate ucsf_1 unplaced genomic scaffold, UCSF_Mcou_1 pScaffold4, whole genome shotgun sequence genome has a segment encoding these proteins:
- the Il22 gene encoding interleukin-22, producing the protein MAVLQKSMSFSLMGTWAASCLLLIALWAQEADALPINSQCKLEASNFQQPYIVNRTFMLAKEASLADNNTDVRLIGEKLFRGVNAKDQCYLMKQVLNFTLEDVLLPQSDRFQPYMQEVVPFMTKLSNQLSPCHISGDDQHIQKNVRRLKETVKKLGESGEIKAIGELDLLFMSLRNACV; encoded by the exons ATGGCTGTCCTGCAGAAATCTATGAGCTTTTCCCTTATGGGGACTTGGGCTGCCAGCTGCCTGCTTCTCATTGCCCTGTGGGCCCAGGAGGCAGATGCGCTGCCCATCAACTCCCAATGCAAACTTGAGGCATCCAATTTCCAGCAACCGTACATCGTCAACCGCACCTTTATGCTGGCCAAGGAG GCCAGTCTAGCAGATAACAACACAGATGTCCGGCTCATCGGGGAGAAACTGTTCCGAGGAGTCAAT GCTAAGGATCAATGCTACCTGATGAAGCAGGTGCTCAACTTCACCCTTGAAGATGTTCTGCTCCCCCAGTCAGACAGATTCCAGCCCTACATGCAGGAGGTGGTACCCTTCATGACCAAGCTCAGCAATCAGCTGAGCCCCTGT CACATCAGCGGTGATGACCAGCACATCCAGAAGAATGTAAGAAGGCTGAAGGAAACAGTGAAAAAG CTTGGAGAGAGTGGAGAGATCAAAGCGATTGGAGAACTGGATCTGCTATTTATGTCCCTGAGAAATGCTTGCGTCTAA